A region of the Mesoterricola sediminis genome:
GACCTTGGCCACGCCAGCGACCGCTCGTTCGACTTCCTGCACCATCTGGCCCATGTTCATTTCGGGCACCACGAACACCTTGGCGGTCCGGGCCAGCTCCTGCATGCGCTTGGCGGGGAAGGGCCAGGCGATGACGAGGCGGGCGCTGCCCACCTTGACGCCCTTGGCGCGGGCCTGCTCGATGGCGGCCATGGCCACGCGGCTGGTGATGCCGTAGGAGACGACGACGACGTCGGCGTCCTCGGTGCGGTCCTCGCGGACGTCCACGAGCTGGTCGGCGTTCTGCTGGATCTTGCCGATGAGCCGGCCCAGCATGCGCTCCTGGTTGGGGACGCTCATGTCGGGGTAGCCCTTCTCGTTGTGGGTCAGGCCCGTCACGTGGATGCGATGGCCGTCGCCGGCCTTCGTCATCTCGGGGACCAGGTCCTCGGGCGTCGTGCCGTAGACCTGGTACTCGCCCGGACGCTTATTCGTCCACTTGCGCTCCACGACCTCGATGTCCTCGGGCCTGGGGATGTCCACGCGCTCCGTCATGTGGCCCACCACCTCGTCCATCATGAGGAACACGGGCACGCGCCAGGTCTCGGTCAGGTTGAAGGCGCGGACGGTGAGGTCGAAGCACTCCTGGGGGCTGTTCGGGCAGAGGGCGATGATCTGGAAGTCGCCGTGGGAGCCCCACTTCACCTGCATCATGTCGTGCTGGGCCGGGCCGGTGGGGACGCCGGTGGAGGGGCCGCAGCGCTGGACGTCGATCCACACGCAGGGGGTCTCCGTGATGAAGGCGTAGCCCAGGTGCTCCATCATGAGGGACAGGCCGGGGCCGCTGGTCACGTTCATGACCTTCTTCCCGCCCCAGGCGGCGCCCTGGATGGCGATGCTCGCGGCGAGCTCGTCCTCCATCTGGATGAAGACGCCGCCCACCTTGGGAATGCGGGCCGCGAAGCGCTCCACGATCTCGGTGGAGGGGGTGATGGGATATCCGGCCACGAACCGGCAGCCGGCGGCGAGGGCGCCTTCACAGGCGGCGTGGTCGCCGTCGATGAAGTGGACGCCCGTCAGGACTCCTTTGGGATCAGCGTGCAAGGTCTGCCTCCGCTACGGGGATGTGCGTCATTACGCGTTCTGCGCCTTCTTCGCGTCGATGTCCTTCCACCGGGCTCCGTAGATCGCGAAGTCCGGGCAGTAGAGGCCGCAGTTGTCGCAGCCCGTGCAGTCCTCGGGACGCTCGAGGACCGGGAAGTGGTAGCCCTTCGCGTTGAATTCGCGCGAGAACTGCAGGGCGTGGGTGGGGCAGAAGTCGATGCAGTAGGAGCAGCCTTTGCAGACCTCCTGCTTCACCCACACGGTGCCCCGGCCTTTTCGTTCCTGTCCTTCGCTCATGTGAATGGCCCCCCGGGATTGATAGGATGAGGTGATCGTAGTCTATGCGTTGCCGCAGGCGCCGCGACAAGAGTCACAACCGGGGGCGGGCAGTGACGCGAGTCCGCCCCGCGCCGTTTCGCGAAATTCTTCCGGAATGCGCCGTCCGACGCGGCCCATCGTCTCGATGACCTGGTCCGCGGTGAAGGCGCTCTCCACGCCCGCCAGCGCGATCTCCGCGCTCACGACGGCGTTGGCCGCGCCCATGGCGTTGCGGTAGACGCAGGGCACCTCCACGAGTCCCTGGACGGGATCGCAGATGAGCCCCATGACGTTGGAGAGGGCGAAGGCGACGGCGTGGTCCACCTGGAGCGGGGTCCCGCCCATGAGCTCCACGAGCCCGCCGGCCGCCATCGCGGAGGCCGAGCCCACCTCGGCCTGGCAGCCTCCTTCGGCGCCCGAGAGGGAGGCGAGGTGCTCGATCACGAGGCCGACCCCGCCCGCGGTGAAGAAGGCGCGCACGAGCTCCTCCTCGCTGCGGCCCTTCTCGTCCGCGACGGTGAACAGGGCCGCGGGCAGCACGCCGCAGGCGCCGGCCGTGGGCGCGGCGACGATGCGGCCCATGCAGGCGTTCACTTCCGCCACCGCCAGGGCCGTGGCCGCGAGGCGCGTGAAGGCGGGCCCCAGGAGCGAGGCGCCGCTGTCCATCCACGCGGCCATCCGGTGGGCGCCGCCGCGGATGAGGCCGCTCCGGGACATCTGGGGGTTGCCGAGCCCGCGCGCCGCGGACTGGCGCATCACCCGGATGCGCTCGCGCATGAGCGCCTCCAGGGCGGACGGATCACGGCCGCTCTGCGCGGCCTCCTCCGCCAGGAACACGGACCAGAGGGGCGCGTCCCGCTCGAGGGCGGCGGCGCGATAGGCGGAGAGGGTTCCGGCGACCAGGGTCATTCAGCCTCCGAAGCCCAGGCGGGGCACGAAGCGGACCTGCTCCATGTAGGGCAGGTGCCGAAGAGCGTTGAGGATGCCCACCGCGGGCGTGTGGTCGAGTTCCACCGTCATCAGGGCCTGGCCCCCCCGGGAGTCCCGGTGCGCCTTGATGGTGGCGATGTTCATGCCGGCGTTCCCCAGGATGGTGGTCACCATGGCGAGCATGCCGGGACGGTCCGGGTAGACCAGGAGCACCGTCGGATAGACGCCCTCCAGGAACACCGGGAACCCGTCCAGGCCCCACACCTGGATGCGGCCGCCGCCCACGCTGCTGGCGCGCAGCTCCAGGGCGGCGTCCTCCCCCTTGAGGGCCATGCGCACGGAATTGGGGTGGACCTCGCCGAGGTCCGTCGTCTCGAACCGGAAGTCCAGGCCGCGCTCCCGGGCGATCTCCATCGCCGCGGGAATGCCCTCGTCGTCGGGGTCCATGCCCAGGAGCCCCGCCAGGAGGGCCAGGGGCGTGCCGTGCCCCTCCCCGGTGGCCGCGAAGGAGCCGTGGAGGCCGATGACGGCGCGCCCGGGCTCCTCGCCCAGGAGCAGGCGTCCGAATTGTCCGATCCGCACGGCGCCCGCCGTGTGGGAACTGCTGGGGCCCACCATGACGGGGCCGAGGATGTCGAAGATGCCCACAGATCTCGCCTCGCTCGATGTCCGTTCCGGAAGACCCTATCGTACGCGGGCGGGCCGGGATCCGGTGAAAGGTGACCGGATCCACGGAAGGGGGCCCCCGGGGGCGCCCGGTCCATGGAAGGGACGGCGGTGAGACGTGGACCCGTTCTCGGAACGGGCGGGGGGAGCTTTCGGACAGACCCTATCTGCTGACGATCGCCGTGATGTCGGCGACCACCCCCTGCTCCCCGAACGGGCATTGTTGGCGATGACGCGCCATGAAAGTCCCAAGAACCGCTGGCGCCTAGGCCAGCTTCCCGGCGACGGCGGCCAGGAGGTAGCCCGCCAGATATACGAGGGCCGGGGCCCGGTAGTGGCTGTCCCAGCCCGAGCGGTACCAGATGTACAGGCCCACGACGGGGAACGGCACGAGGAGGAGCGCGAGGGCCCAGATCAGGTCCTCCTCCTGGAAGACCTTCACGGCGAACCAGACGCTGCCGAGCGTCAGGAAGACGATGGCCAGCAGGGCGAGGGAGTTCATGGGCGCGCCTCGGGGGAATCGGGAAGCCTGGGAGGGAGATCCCCAGGATACCAGCGGGTGGGCGAGGGCAGGCCGGGGCGGGCCCGTCAGCGGACGCCGGCGGCGCGGAGGGGGCCGGGACCGGGGTCGCCGGGATAGGCGACATGCTCCAGGAAGAGGCCGGCGGCGGGGGCGGCGAGGGCGCCCCAGGCGAGGTTGGCCTCGGGGGTGGGCCGGGCGAGGTCGCCGCGGAGGGCCTCGATCCGGGCCTTGCCCTGGGCGCAGGCGACGGCGGCCCCCACCATCCGGCGCACCTGGCGATGGAGGAAATGGTCGGCGGTGACCCGCAACAGGGCCAGGGACCCGTCCTCGACGCAGTCGATGGCGGTGACGCCGCAGCGCGGGTCGTCGCCCCTGGACAGATCGGCGAAGGCGGACACGTCGTGGGTGCCCTCGAAGGCCATCCAGGCCTCCCGGAGGCGGGCCAGGTCCAGCGCCCCCTTCACCCACCACACGAAGGGCTTCGCGAGCGCGGTGCGGCGCAGGGCGATCTGGTACAGGTAGGTCCGCGTCAGGGCGTCGTGGCGCGCGTGGAAGGCGGCGGGGCATGGGGCGATGGACCGCACCGCGATGTCGTGGGGCAGGCCTTCGTCCAGGATGCGCTGGAGTTCGAAGGGCTTGACGGGCCTTCCGTCCAGGTGGAGGTGGGCCACCTGGCCCAGGGCGTGGACGCCGGCGTCGGTGCGTCCGGAGCCCCCCAGGGTCGAGACGCTGAGTCCGGCCTCGAAGAGCACCCGCTCCAGGGTGCCGGCCACGGTGCGGACGCCCTGCGCGGTCTGCCGCGGTCCCTGTTTCTGCCAGCCCTGGTAGCGGCTTCCGTCGTATTCCAGCAGGAGGCGGAAGGCCGTCTTCATGCGGGGAAGACCCGGTTCACCTCGGCCAGGAAGTGGTCCGGGTCGTGGAGGGGCTTGGCGAGGTAGTGCTCGGCGCCCGTCTCGGCCAGGAACCGCTCCCGGTCCCCGGTCATGGCGTGGGCGGTGGCGAGGATGACGGGGATGCCCCGGGTGGCGGGGTCGGCCTTCAGGAGGCGGGTGATGTAGATGCCGTCCACGTTGCGGCCCTCATGCACGGACCGGGTCAGGCTGATGTCCATGATCACGGCCGAAAGGGTGCCGGAGCGCGCCAGGTCGAGGATCTCGTACACGTCCTCGGACACCACGACCTCGAACCCGCCCTTCCGGACGAGGACGACCTTCATGAATTTGACGTTGATCGGATCATCCTCGACGATCAGGATCTTTCGGCTCATGGGTGCTGTCCTCGGCTGCCCTTCCACTATACCGCGCATCCGGGGCGGCGCCCCTTCAACTGGTCCAGGACGGCGTCGGGCACGTGCAGGGAGCCCGTCCCGACGCCCAGGTGCTGGCCGGGCTTGTGGCCGCCGTGGTAGTCGCTGCCGCCGGAGGCCACCATGTCCAGGTCCGCCGCCAGGTCCAGGAAGTAGCGGTGCTCCTGGGGGCCGTAGTCGGGGTAGTGGGCCTCCAGGCCCGCCATGCCCGCGGCCTTGAGCTCCGCCATGGCCTCGTCCCAGCGGAAGGCGCGGCTGGTGAAGCGCCCGGGGTGCGCGACGACGGCCACGCCGCCCGCGTCCCGGATCCACGCGGCGGCCTCGCCGGGGGTGAGGTCCCGGAGGGGGACGAAGGCGGGGCCGTCGTCCCCGATGTAGCGCCGGAAGGCGTCCTGGGGGCTGCCGGCGGCGCCCCGCGCCACCAGGGCCCGGGCGAAGTGGGTCCGGCTCACGGTGTCCGTGGGGGCCAGGGCGGCCACCTCCTCCCAGGTGATGGGGACGCCCAGCTCGCGGAGGCGGGCCACCATCGCGCGGTTGCGCTCCACGCGGCGGTCCCGCATGTCCTGGATGCGGGCCCGGAAGGCCGGATCCAGGGGATCGACGAAGAGCCCGAGCACGTGGAGGACCCGGCCCAGGTAGCGGCAGCTCAGCTCCACGCCGGGCACCAGCTCCACGCCGGTGCGGGGTTGACACGCGAGGAACCGGTCGAGCCCCTCCAGGGTGTCGTGGTCCGTGAGGGCCAGGGCCGTGAGGCCTGCCTGTTCGGCCAGCTCCACGAGCCGCTCCGGGGTATCGGTGCCATCGGAATAGATGGAATGGGCATGAAGGTCGATCACGGGGCGGGTGCTCCTGCGTTGGCCCGGTAAATGGCGGCCAGCATGATGGCGACCGCCTGGAAGAGCTCGGGGGGGATGATCTGGTCCAGGTCCAGGGGGGCGAGGGCGGCCAGCAGGTCGGGATCCCGCTCGACGGGAATCCCGTGCTCCCGGGCCAGGGCCAGGATCCGGTCCGCCAGCATCCCCTCCCCCTTGGCGACCAGCCGGGGGGCGATGTCCCCGAAGGGG
Encoded here:
- a CDS encoding 2-oxoacid:acceptor oxidoreductase subunit alpha, with the protein product MHADPKGVLTGVHFIDGDHAACEGALAAGCRFVAGYPITPSTEIVERFAARIPKVGGVFIQMEDELAASIAIQGAAWGGKKVMNVTSGPGLSLMMEHLGYAFITETPCVWIDVQRCGPSTGVPTGPAQHDMMQVKWGSHGDFQIIALCPNSPQECFDLTVRAFNLTETWRVPVFLMMDEVVGHMTERVDIPRPEDIEVVERKWTNKRPGEYQVYGTTPEDLVPEMTKAGDGHRIHVTGLTHNEKGYPDMSVPNQERMLGRLIGKIQQNADQLVDVREDRTEDADVVVVSYGITSRVAMAAIEQARAKGVKVGSARLVIAWPFPAKRMQELARTAKVFVVPEMNMGQMVQEVERAVAGVAKVVSVPHAGGSVHDVETILSAIMEASR
- a CDS encoding 4Fe-4S dicluster domain-containing protein codes for the protein MSEGQERKGRGTVWVKQEVCKGCSYCIDFCPTHALQFSREFNAKGYHFPVLERPEDCTGCDNCGLYCPDFAIYGARWKDIDAKKAQNA
- the sdaAA gene encoding L-serine ammonia-lyase, iron-sulfur-dependent, subunit alpha encodes the protein MTLVAGTLSAYRAAALERDAPLWSVFLAEEAAQSGRDPSALEALMRERIRVMRQSAARGLGNPQMSRSGLIRGGAHRMAAWMDSGASLLGPAFTRLAATALAVAEVNACMGRIVAAPTAGACGVLPAALFTVADEKGRSEEELVRAFFTAGGVGLVIEHLASLSGAEGGCQAEVGSASAMAAGGLVELMGGTPLQVDHAVAFALSNVMGLICDPVQGLVEVPCVYRNAMGAANAVVSAEIALAGVESAFTADQVIETMGRVGRRIPEEFRETARGGLASLPAPGCDSCRGACGNA
- the sdaAB gene encoding L-serine ammonia-lyase, iron-sulfur-dependent subunit beta, which codes for MGIFDILGPVMVGPSSSHTAGAVRIGQFGRLLLGEEPGRAVIGLHGSFAATGEGHGTPLALLAGLLGMDPDDEGIPAAMEIARERGLDFRFETTDLGEVHPNSVRMALKGEDAALELRASSVGGGRIQVWGLDGFPVFLEGVYPTVLLVYPDRPGMLAMVTTILGNAGMNIATIKAHRDSRGGQALMTVELDHTPAVGILNALRHLPYMEQVRFVPRLGFGG
- a CDS encoding tRNA pseudouridine synthase A; the protein is MKTAFRLLLEYDGSRYQGWQKQGPRQTAQGVRTVAGTLERVLFEAGLSVSTLGGSGRTDAGVHALGQVAHLHLDGRPVKPFELQRILDEGLPHDIAVRSIAPCPAAFHARHDALTRTYLYQIALRRTALAKPFVWWVKGALDLARLREAWMAFEGTHDVSAFADLSRGDDPRCGVTAIDCVEDGSLALLRVTADHFLHRQVRRMVGAAVACAQGKARIEALRGDLARPTPEANLAWGALAAPAAGLFLEHVAYPGDPGPGPLRAAGVR
- a CDS encoding response regulator, translated to MSRKILIVEDDPINVKFMKVVLVRKGGFEVVVSEDVYEILDLARSGTLSAVIMDISLTRSVHEGRNVDGIYITRLLKADPATRGIPVILATAHAMTGDRERFLAETGAEHYLAKPLHDPDHFLAEVNRVFPA
- a CDS encoding PHP domain-containing protein codes for the protein MIDLHAHSIYSDGTDTPERLVELAEQAGLTALALTDHDTLEGLDRFLACQPRTGVELVPGVELSCRYLGRVLHVLGLFVDPLDPAFRARIQDMRDRRVERNRAMVARLRELGVPITWEEVAALAPTDTVSRTHFARALVARGAAGSPQDAFRRYIGDDGPAFVPLRDLTPGEAAAWIRDAGGVAVVAHPGRFTSRAFRWDEAMAELKAAGMAGLEAHYPDYGPQEHRYFLDLAADLDMVASGGSDYHGGHKPGQHLGVGTGSLHVPDAVLDQLKGRRPGCAV
- a CDS encoding EscU/YscU/HrcU family type III secretion system export apparatus switch protein, with amino-acid sequence MAVPRRKGAVALRYAPEAPFGDIAPRLVAKGEGMLADRILALAREHGIPVERDPDLLAALAPLDLDQIIPPELFQAVAIMLAAIYRANAGAPAP